One window from the genome of Ideonella sp. WA131b encodes:
- the lpxB gene encoding lipid-A-disaccharide synthase has translation MQLAMVAGETSGDLLASLLLGGVRARWPALQTAGIGGPRMSALGFDAWWPSDRLAVRGYVEVLRHYRGIKAIRDALGDRLLRERPAGFVGIDAPDFNLGLEKRLKAGGVRTVHFVCPSIWAWRGGRARKMAESCDHVLCLFPFEPELLARHGVAASYVGHPLADAIPLQPPRQASRAALGLGEHDEVLAVLPGSRKSEILAIAPRFLQAVARLARSRPGLRFVLPVAPGLRGLVEPLVAQHAPDAGLRLLDGQSHAALAACDLTLIASGTATLEAALFKRPMVIGYAMHPWSWQLMKRMAYQPWVGLPNILAGEFLVPERIQEHCNPERLERDVLEWLGDAPRRERVAARFVDMHLLLRQDTARRATDALAQVFSL, from the coding sequence ATGCAGTTGGCCATGGTCGCGGGCGAGACCTCTGGCGACCTGCTCGCCTCCTTGCTGCTGGGCGGTGTCAGGGCCCGCTGGCCTGCGCTGCAGACGGCTGGCATCGGCGGCCCGAGGATGAGCGCGCTGGGCTTCGACGCCTGGTGGCCCAGCGACCGCCTCGCCGTGCGCGGCTACGTCGAGGTGCTGCGCCACTACCGCGGCATCAAGGCCATTCGGGACGCGCTCGGCGACCGCCTGCTGCGCGAGCGTCCGGCCGGCTTCGTGGGCATTGACGCGCCGGACTTCAACCTCGGCCTTGAGAAGCGACTCAAGGCCGGCGGCGTCCGCACCGTGCACTTCGTGTGTCCCAGCATCTGGGCCTGGCGCGGCGGCCGAGCCCGGAAGATGGCCGAGAGCTGCGACCACGTGCTGTGCCTGTTCCCCTTCGAGCCCGAGCTGCTCGCCCGGCACGGCGTGGCGGCCAGCTACGTGGGGCATCCGCTGGCCGATGCCATCCCGCTGCAGCCGCCGCGGCAGGCCAGCCGCGCCGCTTTGGGCCTGGGCGAGCACGACGAGGTGCTGGCCGTGCTGCCCGGCAGCCGCAAGAGCGAGATCCTCGCCATCGCACCGCGCTTCTTGCAGGCGGTGGCGCGGCTGGCCCGCTCGCGGCCAGGGTTGCGCTTCGTGTTGCCGGTGGCGCCGGGCCTGCGGGGCCTGGTGGAGCCGCTCGTGGCGCAGCACGCCCCCGACGCCGGTCTGCGGCTGCTCGATGGCCAGAGCCACGCCGCGCTGGCCGCCTGCGACCTGACGCTCATCGCCAGCGGCACGGCCACGCTGGAGGCGGCGCTCTTCAAGCGGCCCATGGTCATCGGCTACGCCATGCACCCCTGGAGCTGGCAACTCATGAAGCGCATGGCCTACCAGCCCTGGGTGGGGCTGCCCAACATCCTGGCGGGCGAGTTTCTCGTGCCCGAGCGCATCCAGGAACACTGCAACCCCGAACGGCTCGAGCGCGACGTGCTCGAGTGGCTGGGCGACGCGCCACGGCGCGAGCGCGTGGCGGCGCGTTTCGTCGACATGCACCTGCTGCTGCGCCAGGATACGGCCAGGCGCGCCACCGATGCCCTCGCGCAAGTCTTTTCGCTTTGA
- a CDS encoding tetratricopeptide repeat protein, giving the protein MNRLDYLWDKWRAIGWLVIGRDAEALSLFDEMAARWPDDVYVMASRVQLLSNAGRTADALDVSARLVGLQPENPGHWFNRGYLFEQAEQWEGALRAFRRATELSPKLDRAWYGMGLVLIRLQRYEEAVVALKRNTELQPMSPYGWYQLARVHVDRQAPDEAIKIIRHLQGFEPKVAAQLARETGLVPPQPTL; this is encoded by the coding sequence ATGAACCGCCTCGACTATCTCTGGGACAAGTGGCGCGCCATCGGCTGGCTGGTGATCGGGCGCGATGCTGAGGCCTTGTCCCTCTTCGACGAGATGGCCGCGCGCTGGCCCGACGACGTGTACGTGATGGCAAGCCGCGTGCAGCTGCTGTCCAACGCCGGCCGCACGGCCGATGCACTGGACGTCTCTGCGCGGCTGGTCGGCTTGCAGCCCGAGAACCCCGGCCATTGGTTCAACCGCGGCTACCTGTTCGAGCAGGCCGAGCAGTGGGAGGGCGCGCTCCGGGCCTTCCGCCGAGCCACCGAGTTGAGCCCCAAGCTCGACCGTGCCTGGTATGGCATGGGCCTGGTGCTCATCCGTCTCCAGCGCTACGAAGAGGCCGTGGTCGCGCTCAAGCGCAACACGGAGCTGCAACCCATGAGCCCCTACGGCTGGTACCAGTTGGCGCGCGTGCACGTGGATCGCCAGGCGCCCGACGAGGCCATCAAGATCATCAGGCACCTGCAAGGCTTCGAGCCCAAGGTCGCCGCGCAGCTGGCGCGCGAGACCGGGCTCGTGCCGCCGCAGCCCACGCTCTGA
- the ppsA gene encoding phosphoenolpyruvate synthase, which yields MAQASLATALVVPFEQLRMTDVEVVGGKNASLGEMISQLAHAGVRVPGGFATTAHAFRVFLREGGLEQRITETLARLDVDDVRALVETGAMVRRWVIEAPLPAALETEVRAHYERLAAESPEASFAVRSSATAEDLPDASFAGQQETFLNVRGIDEVLLHMKEVFASLYNDRAISYRVHKGYAHADVALSAGVQRMVRSDVGAAGVLFTIDTESGFPDVVFITASYGLGELVVQGSVNPDEFFVHKPTLAAGRFPVIRRVLGSKLQRMEFASEADRAAGSRLVKTLDTPPEQRNRYAITDADAVELAKYAVIIEKHYGRPMDVEWGKDGIDGKLYILQARPETVKSQGQGVEQRFRLKGDHSKTPVLTEGRAIGQKVGTGPVRLVRSTAEMERVQPGDTLVTDMTDPNWEPVMKRAAAIVTNRGGRTCHAAIIARELGIPAVVGCGDATDKLAEGALVTVSCAEGDTGFIYDGLIETEVTEVTRGEMPYCPIKIMMNVGNPTLAFDFAQMPNSGVGLARLEFIINNNIGVHPKAILDYPHIDADLKKAVESVARGHASPRAFYVDKLTEGVATIAAAFWPKPVIVRLSDFKSNEYRKLIGGTRYEPDEENPMLGFRGASRYISGDFADAFAMECEALKRVRTEMGLTNVEIMVPFVRTVKQAETVKGMLADKGLRRAADGGTDGLRLIMMCEVPSNAILAEQFLEHFDGMSIGSNDLTQLTLGLDRDSGLEQLAHDFDERDPAVKALISRAIAACRATGKYVGICGQGPSDHPDFADWLAQEGIVSISLNPDTVVETWLRLARR from the coding sequence ATGGCACAGGCATCGTTGGCGACCGCCCTGGTCGTACCCTTCGAACAACTGAGGATGACCGACGTCGAGGTGGTTGGCGGCAAGAACGCCAGCCTCGGCGAGATGATCAGCCAGCTGGCCCATGCCGGCGTGCGTGTTCCCGGAGGCTTCGCCACCACGGCGCATGCCTTCCGCGTCTTCCTGCGCGAAGGCGGCCTCGAGCAGCGCATCACCGAGACGCTGGCCCGGCTCGACGTCGACGATGTGCGCGCGCTCGTCGAGACCGGCGCCATGGTGCGCCGCTGGGTGATCGAGGCCCCGCTGCCGGCCGCGCTGGAGACCGAGGTCCGCGCGCACTACGAGCGCCTGGCGGCCGAGTCGCCCGAGGCCAGCTTCGCCGTGCGCTCCTCGGCCACCGCCGAGGACCTTCCCGACGCCAGCTTCGCGGGTCAGCAGGAGACCTTCCTCAACGTGCGCGGCATCGACGAGGTGCTGCTGCACATGAAGGAGGTGTTCGCCTCGCTCTACAACGACCGCGCCATCAGCTACCGCGTGCACAAGGGCTACGCGCATGCCGACGTGGCGCTGTCGGCCGGTGTGCAGCGCATGGTGCGCTCAGACGTGGGCGCCGCCGGCGTGCTGTTCACCATCGACACCGAGAGCGGCTTTCCCGACGTGGTGTTCATCACCGCCAGCTACGGCCTCGGCGAGCTGGTGGTGCAGGGGTCCGTCAACCCCGACGAGTTCTTCGTCCACAAGCCGACGCTGGCGGCCGGGCGCTTCCCCGTGATCCGCCGCGTCCTGGGCAGCAAGCTGCAGCGCATGGAGTTCGCCAGCGAGGCCGACCGTGCCGCGGGCAGCCGCCTTGTGAAGACGCTGGACACGCCGCCTGAGCAGCGCAACCGCTACGCCATCACCGATGCCGATGCCGTCGAGCTCGCCAAGTACGCGGTCATCATCGAGAAGCACTACGGCCGGCCGATGGACGTGGAGTGGGGCAAGGACGGCATCGACGGCAAGCTCTACATCCTGCAGGCCCGACCCGAGACCGTGAAGAGCCAGGGCCAAGGCGTCGAGCAGCGCTTCAGGCTCAAGGGCGACCACAGCAAGACGCCGGTGCTGACCGAGGGCCGCGCCATCGGCCAGAAGGTGGGAACCGGCCCCGTTCGCCTGGTGCGCAGCACGGCCGAGATGGAACGCGTGCAGCCCGGCGACACTCTCGTGACCGACATGACCGACCCCAACTGGGAGCCGGTGATGAAGCGCGCCGCGGCCATCGTCACCAACCGCGGCGGGCGCACCTGCCATGCGGCCATCATCGCGCGCGAACTGGGCATCCCGGCCGTGGTGGGCTGCGGCGACGCCACCGACAAGCTGGCCGAAGGCGCGCTGGTCACCGTGAGCTGTGCCGAGGGTGACACCGGCTTCATCTACGACGGCCTGATCGAGACCGAGGTCACCGAGGTGACGCGCGGCGAGATGCCGTACTGTCCGATCAAGATCATGATGAACGTCGGCAACCCGACGCTGGCCTTCGACTTCGCGCAGATGCCCAACAGCGGCGTCGGGCTGGCGCGGCTGGAGTTCATCATCAACAACAACATCGGCGTGCACCCGAAGGCCATCCTGGACTACCCCCACATCGACGCCGATCTGAAGAAGGCGGTGGAGAGCGTGGCGCGCGGCCACGCCAGCCCGCGCGCCTTCTACGTCGACAAGCTCACCGAGGGCGTGGCCACCATCGCCGCGGCTTTCTGGCCCAAGCCGGTCATCGTGCGGCTGAGCGACTTCAAGAGCAACGAGTACCGCAAGCTCATCGGCGGCACGCGCTACGAACCGGATGAAGAGAACCCGATGCTGGGCTTCCGTGGCGCCAGCCGCTACATCAGCGGCGACTTCGCAGACGCGTTTGCCATGGAGTGCGAGGCACTCAAGCGCGTGCGCACCGAGATGGGCCTCACCAACGTCGAGATCATGGTGCCCTTCGTGCGCACTGTGAAGCAGGCCGAGACCGTCAAGGGCATGCTGGCCGACAAGGGCCTCAGGCGCGCCGCCGATGGGGGGACCGACGGCCTGCGCCTGATCATGATGTGCGAGGTGCCGAGCAATGCCATCCTGGCCGAGCAGTTTCTTGAGCACTTCGACGGCATGAGCATCGGCAGCAACGACCTCACCCAGCTTACGCTGGGCCTGGACCGCGACAGCGGCCTGGAGCAGCTGGCGCACGACTTCGACGAGCGCGATCCGGCCGTCAAGGCGCTGATCTCGCGCGCCATCGCAGCCTGCCGTGCCACCGGCAAGTACGTCGGCATCTGCGGCCAGGGCCCCAGCGACCACCCGGACTTCGCCGACTGGCTGGCGCAGGAAGGCATCGTGTCGATCTCGCTGAATCCGGACACGGTGGTCGAGACCTGGCTGCGCCTGGCCCGTCGCTGA
- a CDS encoding RNA methyltransferase yields the protein MLSDLQRIASRDNALLVRLRRLAQDATGYRRVGQTWLEGDHLCRAFVQRGGRAAQAVFTDEAWQQPALRALAAGAERVVLVPAALFAGISSLPSPALMGFLVELPPAAALQPGAHTLVLDRVQDAGNVGSMLRSAAAFGVRQVIALKGTAALWSPKVLRAGMGAHFGLALIDGAEPALLDGLAVPLVATSSHAGAALPHAALPAPCAWVMGHEGQGVDAVLLARCAHTVRIPQPGGEESLNVAAAAAVCLYESARRDGGAQ from the coding sequence ATCTTGAGCGACCTGCAGCGCATCGCCTCGCGAGACAACGCGCTGCTCGTCCGCCTGCGCCGGCTGGCGCAAGACGCCACGGGCTACCGCCGCGTCGGCCAGACCTGGCTGGAGGGCGACCACCTCTGCCGCGCCTTCGTGCAGCGCGGGGGCCGGGCTGCGCAGGCCGTGTTCACCGACGAAGCCTGGCAGCAGCCGGCCCTGCGCGCCCTGGCCGCCGGGGCCGAGCGCGTGGTGCTGGTGCCGGCGGCGCTGTTTGCCGGCATCAGCAGCCTGCCGAGCCCGGCGCTGATGGGCTTCCTCGTCGAGCTGCCGCCCGCAGCCGCGCTGCAGCCCGGCGCACACACGCTGGTGCTGGACCGCGTGCAGGATGCCGGCAACGTCGGCAGCATGCTGCGCAGCGCGGCAGCCTTCGGCGTGCGCCAGGTGATCGCGCTCAAGGGCACGGCCGCGCTGTGGAGCCCCAAGGTGCTGCGCGCCGGGATGGGCGCGCACTTCGGCCTGGCGCTGATCGACGGTGCCGAGCCGGCGCTGCTGGACGGGCTGGCCGTGCCGCTGGTGGCCACCAGCTCGCACGCCGGCGCGGCACTGCCCCACGCCGCACTGCCGGCGCCCTGCGCCTGGGTGATGGGCCACGAAGGGCAGGGCGTCGATGCCGTGCTGCTGGCGCGCTGCGCGCACACCGTGCGCATCCCGCAGCCCGGCGGGGAGGAGTCGCTCAACGTGGCGGCGGCGGCGGCGGTGTGCCTGTACGAGTCGGCGCGACGCGACGGCGGCGCTCAGTAG
- a CDS encoding DUF4212 domain-containing protein, translated as MQVSENHQRYWSKNLRITSILLAIWFVVTYVVAFFARDLSFNFFGWPFSFWMGAQGSLVIYVAIIWYYAHYMNKLDQEHGVAEEE; from the coding sequence ATGCAGGTGAGTGAAAACCACCAGCGATACTGGTCGAAGAACCTCAGGATCACCTCGATCCTGTTGGCGATCTGGTTCGTGGTGACTTACGTGGTCGCGTTTTTTGCGCGCGACCTGAGCTTCAACTTCTTTGGCTGGCCGTTCAGTTTCTGGATGGGCGCCCAGGGATCGCTCGTGATCTACGTGGCGATCATCTGGTACTACGCCCACTACATGAACAAGCTCGACCAGGAACACGGCGTCGCCGAGGAGGAGTGA
- a CDS encoding kinase/pyrophosphorylase, giving the protein MPERTVFFVSDGTGITAETFGNSILAQFSARPRHVRRPFIDTPDKAHQVRAEIDATAEREGQRPIVFVTLVREDVRDILTGARGEGCKGLVMDLFRTFVEPLEEEFGVKSNHRVGRFSDVSRSQEYSDRIEAINFSLVHDDGQSARNLEQADVILLGVSRSGKTPTSLYLAMQHGIKAANYPLIPEDFERGRLPTPLAPYKRKCFGLTIDPDRLSQIRHERRPGSKYAAIENCRYEVREAETMMRREGVSWLSSTHKSIEEIATTILRDLRPDRLIY; this is encoded by the coding sequence ATGCCCGAACGCACCGTGTTCTTTGTCTCGGACGGCACCGGCATCACCGCTGAGACCTTCGGGAATTCCATCCTGGCGCAGTTCTCCGCCAGGCCAAGGCACGTCCGGCGGCCCTTCATCGACACGCCCGACAAGGCGCACCAGGTCCGCGCCGAGATCGATGCCACGGCCGAGCGTGAGGGCCAGCGTCCCATCGTGTTCGTCACCCTGGTGCGTGAGGACGTTCGCGACATCCTCACCGGGGCCCGCGGCGAGGGCTGCAAGGGCCTGGTGATGGACCTGTTCCGCACCTTCGTCGAACCGCTTGAAGAGGAGTTCGGCGTCAAGAGCAACCACCGTGTGGGCCGCTTCTCGGATGTGTCAAGGAGCCAGGAGTACTCCGACCGCATCGAGGCGATCAACTTCAGCCTCGTGCACGACGACGGCCAGAGCGCGCGCAACCTCGAGCAGGCCGACGTCATCCTGCTGGGCGTGAGCCGCAGCGGCAAAACCCCCACCAGCCTGTACCTGGCCATGCAGCACGGCATCAAGGCAGCAAACTACCCGCTGATCCCGGAGGACTTCGAACGCGGCCGCCTGCCCACGCCGCTGGCCCCCTACAAGCGCAAGTGCTTCGGCCTGACCATCGACCCCGACCGCCTCTCGCAGATCCGCCACGAGCGCCGCCCCGGCAGCAAGTACGCCGCGATCGAGAACTGCCGCTACGAGGTCCGCGAGGCCGAGACCATGATGCGGCGCGAGGGCGTGTCGTGGCTGTCGTCCACGCACAAGAGCATCGAGGAGATCGCAACGACGATCCTGCGCGACCTGCGGCCCGACCGGCTCATCTACTGA
- the rnhB gene encoding ribonuclease HII encodes MPSRKSFRFEQLGPGWDRPGLVAGVDEAGRGPLAGPVVAAAVILDDLQPIRGLADSKALTARKREGLFDEIRARALCCSVALASVDEIDRLNILRATLLAMRRAVDGLRLPPHRVVVDGNRVPMLPMPVAAVIKGDAQVAAISAASILAKVTRDRLCAELHTRFPLYGFEGHKGYPTPAHLAALRTHGPCPEHRRSYAPVRACLRGEGGS; translated from the coding sequence ATGCCCTCGCGCAAGTCTTTTCGCTTTGAGCAGCTCGGCCCGGGATGGGACCGGCCGGGCCTGGTGGCCGGTGTCGACGAGGCCGGCCGCGGCCCGCTCGCGGGGCCGGTGGTGGCGGCGGCCGTCATCCTCGACGACCTGCAGCCCATCCGCGGGCTGGCCGACTCCAAGGCGCTCACGGCGCGCAAGCGCGAGGGGCTGTTCGACGAGATCCGCGCCCGCGCGCTGTGCTGCAGCGTCGCCTTGGCCAGTGTCGACGAAATCGACCGCCTGAACATCCTGCGGGCCACGCTGCTGGCGATGCGTCGTGCCGTCGACGGGTTGCGCCTGCCGCCGCACCGCGTCGTGGTGGACGGCAACCGCGTCCCCATGCTGCCCATGCCGGTGGCGGCCGTCATCAAGGGCGACGCCCAGGTGGCGGCCATCTCGGCAGCCTCGATCCTTGCCAAGGTCACGCGCGACCGGCTCTGCGCCGAGCTGCACACGCGGTTCCCGCTCTACGGCTTCGAAGGCCACAAGGGCTATCCCACGCCCGCGCACCTGGCCGCGCTGCGCACCCACGGGCCGTGCCCGGAGCACCGGCGCAGCTACGCGCCCGTGCGCGCCTGCCTGCGCGGGGAGGGCGGATCTTGA
- a CDS encoding cation acetate symporter yields the protein MAGLSFEPQTGVSNKEANAAFKKGLNKVYGWYTGGFLAFIIVLAIAEQMGLSRGAIGIVFLLATVGLYAGIGIMSRTNDAAEYYVAGRRVPAVYNGMATGADWMSAASFIGMAGTLYLSGYGGLAFIMGWTGGYCLVALFLAPYLRKFGQFTIPDFLGARYEGNAARFVGILIAILVSFVYVVAQIYGVGLITTRLTGLAFEIGIFVGLGGILVCSFMGGMRAVTWTQVAQYIILIVAYLIPVVWLSVKQTGVPIPQAIYGAQLQKVTEREAQLIADPKELEVRAVFKQRSDDLAAKLKDVPAALAADRAAAQKKVDDLKAANAPLADIQAAEKALAAVPKDEAAAKTAWTAAKAAADARTGPLGGMPRHAQQYAGDPNGDAKAQAAYDTSRRNFLALVFCLMVGTAALPHILMRYYTTPSVKEARQSVTWSLFFIFLLYFTAPALAVLVKYEVFNVLVGTPFDKLPAWIGAWAKVDPALLSIADVNKDGIFQLGEMRIGGDIIVLATPEIAGLPYVISGMVAAGGLAAALSTADGLLLTIANALSHDLYYKMIDPNAPTARRVMISKVLLLVVALAAAYVASLKMADILFLVSAAFSLAAAGFFPALVLGIFWKRATKWGAVLGMLSGVSITLYYMITTHPWMRGLFNVTGPIPDYTWLGIAPISAGVFGVPLGFAVIIIVSMLTKAPNREIQELVEHVRYPNLAGAK from the coding sequence ATGGCAGGCTTGTCTTTCGAACCCCAGACCGGGGTCTCCAACAAGGAGGCCAACGCGGCCTTCAAGAAGGGCCTGAACAAGGTCTACGGCTGGTACACCGGCGGCTTCCTGGCCTTCATCATTGTGCTGGCCATTGCCGAGCAGATGGGCCTGAGCCGCGGTGCCATCGGCATCGTGTTCCTGCTGGCCACGGTGGGCTTGTATGCCGGGATCGGCATCATGAGCCGCACCAACGATGCGGCGGAGTACTACGTCGCCGGCCGTCGCGTGCCTGCCGTCTACAACGGCATGGCCACGGGCGCCGACTGGATGAGCGCCGCCTCGTTCATCGGCATGGCCGGCACGCTGTACCTCAGCGGCTACGGCGGCCTGGCCTTCATCATGGGCTGGACCGGCGGCTACTGCCTGGTGGCGCTGTTCCTGGCGCCGTACCTGCGCAAGTTCGGCCAGTTCACGATCCCCGACTTCCTGGGTGCCCGCTACGAGGGCAATGCCGCGCGCTTCGTCGGCATCCTGATCGCGATCCTGGTGTCCTTCGTGTACGTGGTGGCGCAGATCTACGGCGTGGGCCTGATCACCACGCGCCTCACCGGCCTGGCCTTCGAGATCGGCATCTTCGTCGGCCTCGGCGGCATCCTGGTGTGCTCGTTCATGGGCGGCATGCGCGCCGTCACCTGGACGCAGGTCGCGCAGTACATCATCCTGATCGTTGCCTACCTGATCCCGGTGGTGTGGCTGTCGGTCAAGCAGACCGGCGTGCCCATTCCGCAGGCCATCTACGGTGCGCAGCTGCAGAAGGTCACGGAGCGTGAAGCCCAGCTGATCGCCGACCCGAAGGAACTGGAGGTCCGGGCCGTCTTCAAGCAGCGCAGCGACGACCTCGCCGCCAAGCTCAAGGACGTTCCGGCCGCCCTGGCCGCCGACCGTGCCGCCGCGCAGAAGAAGGTCGACGACCTGAAGGCTGCCAACGCCCCGCTGGCCGACATCCAGGCGGCCGAGAAGGCCCTGGCTGCCGTGCCCAAGGACGAGGCCGCTGCCAAGACGGCCTGGACGGCCGCCAAGGCCGCCGCCGACGCGCGCACGGGCCCGCTGGGTGGCATGCCGCGCCACGCGCAGCAGTACGCCGGTGACCCGAACGGCGACGCCAAGGCGCAGGCCGCCTACGACACCTCGCGCCGGAACTTCCTGGCCCTGGTGTTCTGCCTGATGGTCGGCACGGCCGCGCTGCCGCACATCCTGATGCGCTACTACACCACCCCGTCGGTGAAGGAGGCCCGTCAGTCGGTGACCTGGTCGCTGTTCTTCATCTTCCTGCTGTACTTCACGGCGCCGGCCCTGGCGGTGCTCGTCAAGTACGAGGTGTTCAACGTCCTGGTGGGCACGCCTTTCGACAAGCTGCCGGCCTGGATCGGCGCCTGGGCGAAGGTGGATCCCGCGCTGCTGTCGATCGCCGACGTCAACAAGGACGGCATCTTCCAGCTGGGTGAAATGCGCATCGGTGGCGACATCATCGTGCTGGCCACGCCAGAGATCGCGGGTCTTCCGTATGTGATCTCGGGCATGGTGGCGGCGGGCGGCCTTGCGGCAGCCCTGTCCACCGCCGACGGCCTGCTGCTGACGATCGCCAACGCGCTGTCGCACGACCTGTACTACAAGATGATCGATCCCAACGCGCCCACCGCGCGCCGGGTGATGATCTCCAAGGTGCTGCTGCTGGTCGTGGCCCTGGCCGCCGCCTACGTGGCGTCGCTGAAGATGGCCGACATCCTCTTCCTGGTGTCTGCCGCCTTCTCGCTGGCTGCCGCGGGCTTCTTCCCGGCGCTGGTGCTGGGCATCTTCTGGAAGCGCGCCACCAAGTGGGGCGCGGTGCTGGGCATGCTGTCTGGCGTGAGCATCACGCTGTACTACATGATCACCACCCACCCGTGGATGCGCGGCCTGTTCAACGTGACCGGTCCGATTCCCGACTACACTTGGCTCGGCATCGCGCCGATCTCGGCGGGTGTGTTCGGTGTGCCGCTGGGCTTCGCGGTGATCATCATCGTGAGCATGCTCACCAAGGCGCCGAACCGCGAGATCCAGGAACTGGTGGAGCACGTGCGCTACCCGAACCTGGCCGGCGCCAAGTAA